CCCCAGTCTGGCCTCCCTGGAAAggtgtttgcttgtttgtctgttttatttgtaaCTATTACAGCAGTGAACTTATCCATCAGCACCATGCCTGAcctgagggaggaggaggaaaaggtaAGTTAGCTTTTCAGGATGAAAAGTGGTAtgtgctgggaagagcagaacaagTTCAAAGTCTGGTGGTGTTGATTTCAATGGGGATCTTGCAGCTGTCTTTAGAGAGGGGGAAACCCcgcaaaaatatttgaaatcctACCTGTCTGTGTTCAATTACATGTAAGAGAATTGGTCATATCAAGTTTTATGTCCAGAGAAAGTTTTGTTAGCGTTCACTCTTCTGTACCACTGTACCTCACCTTGTTAAGCTTTGTATTTGCTGTTTAGAATGCCTGAAATTACTGAGCAATATCTTCTGCGGAGTAAGTATTCTTTTCTACATTTTGTATTTAACTTGTTCCAAATTGTCAATGTGTTTCCCCATAGCAACAGCTTCAATTCCTTTCGTAttttgggtttaaaaaaaaaaaaacaacacagaaaccTCTCTTCCTGTCACCGTACCAACTAAAATAGTTATTATCCAGTGCCGATTACAAActcctcctctttcctgcaGGGCGAGTGTTCCCAGATGTGCTACAATATTTTCGTTGTGGAGTCTGTCTGTGTGGCATGGTTTTCCCTGGAGTTCCTGCTAAGATTCATCCAGGCAAAGAGCAAATTTGCATTTTTGCGGAGACCGTTAACCCTGATAGACATAATAGCCATTCTGCCATACTACATCACTTTGCTAGTAGACACCACTTCAGTGGGCTATAAAAAGCCCAGCTCTGGGAGCATCTACCTGGACAAAGTAGGTCTGGTCCTCCGCATTCTCCGTGCCTTGAGGATTCTCTACGTCATGCGGCTGGCCAGGCACTCGCTGGGGCTGCAGACGCTGGGGCTGACCGCTCGCAGATGCACCCGGGAGTTTGGTCTCTTGCTGCTCTTCCTCTGTGTGGCCATCGCTCTGTTTGCACCACTGCTGTATGTCGTTGAGAACGAGATGGCGGACTCGCAGGAGTTTACCAGCATCCCTGCATGCTACTGGTGGGCTGTCATCACCATGACCACAGTAGGCTACGGAGATATGGTTCCCAGAAGCATTCCTGGCCAAGTGGTGGCACTGAGCAGCATACTGAGTGGCATCCTCCTCATGGCATTTCCAGTCACCTCCATCTTCCACACTTTTTCACGCTCCTACATTGAGCTAAAGCaagaacaggaaagaataaTGTACAGGAGAGCACAgttcttattaaaaacaaagtctCAGATAAGCAACGCGTCACAAGGGAGCGATATTTTATTCCCCAGTATCTCTTCTGAGGCTAGGGACAATGAATGAAATTTAAGTTACTATTTCTCCTGATGTCAAGTAATGTTTTGTTGTATCCGATTCcatcttttaatttgttttggaagCATTTTACAAAGGTAACCCTcatattaaaatgaagaaaaggagcTATTAACCAGGAACTGATGTGGTTTAAGAAATCTGTTATTAAGCCATTTCCAACCCCAAAGTGTAATGTATAGGACAGATCTTTCACAGTGGGATTTTAGGAATTAAAAGTtctctgacaaaaaaataaccaaTAACATATAATTATGTTCATGACAGCCTGGTTTGCCATTTGCAATACACATTTTTCCAACAGAATCACAATGTATATAATCATTAAACAGGCTGCCatttttcatgttcttcttGTATgtaaataatgtaaatataataaaatggCTGAATTCTCTCCCAGTAAAACACCTTAGAGCATAATGAAAATAACCACAGATGTTTGTCCCACtgtgctcttaaaaaaatattaagtaagCTTTGTCATTCACTACAGCAACTGCACATTTCTTTGTAAGTCAGCCCtaagcagcagaaaagaaggatTGAGCTGTTGGTATCATAAACTTGCTACAAGTATAAATACTTACAGCTCACCAGCTTCAAAATTTAATTGAGGTTACAGTGTTGATCCTCTGTCATTAAATGCAGTATTCCCAGGACCAAAGTCTTTGAGTTttgtaatatttaatattataatCAAGAAGTTACTAGCTTCAAATCAAATGAAATATGCATGATGAGATTCCACTCATACCCGACCATCTGTTTCCATGTTTCCACTTTACCTCGGAtatgaaacagaattaaaagaGGCCTGTTTCCAGGGGACACCCTACCATTACTTGGCAAATCAACGCTGCAGATACCCATTCACATTCAGCTTTTGGTTCTTCAAAACGAGCAGAAAATATATGGCCATGGGAAGTTGCCaatggtgaaaaaaaggaatttgacTCATGGAGTGGAGAGGTACTGACAGCTTTATCCTTTGCTGTCCTCAGATGTGGAGGACTGAAGGCTTTATTAACTGTACCTTTGTCGTCATTACATGCATCACAGTAGCGGAGATGGTTTTAAATAGGATATGAAAAAGCAATTAAGGCCCCAAACCACAACTATGTGCTCTTCATCCACATGTGTGTCTTGGTTTAGGTTCCCCTGCTCAAGACAGTAGGGTCACGTGGGTCAATGAGACACTCAGGTTTGGCACAGGTTTCTATGGAGATTAATGACAGGCCTCCCGTTTATTGTAGAGGGAATGAGAGTGGCTTGCGTAATAGCTCAAGAGAAGAAGTCCAGAACtcttagaaaaagaattaaatccaCTTGTTTGGTTTCATCTGTGTTCAGAAGTCAAGAAAAGCTAATCTGAAGAGTTTcacctctcctcccccccccccatattttagtaaatttatttatttaacagttAAGAGGTAGAGGCTTTTAGAGTTCCCATCACATTCACCTTTGCTTCTCTGTcctaattttcagaaatactatCGCTTATTGGCATTTCTGGAGCAGATTGCCAGAATGCACAATGATTTCGTGATTTAAATTGAGGCCAACAACACAAACGTCATCCCTTCAAAAATGGTAGAATTAGTTCCTCAGCCTGTGCTGTTTGGACGAGACCACGTTacatggttttcttttcaaatgtctttgaaatactATTGGAAAGTGTTCTGATATTCTTGTGGTTAAAGAATAATtccaaaacttttaaaaatgtgcttaaaaTTTAATTAGGGCTCTAGCATTCTTCAGCTTGTTGTAGGTATATATGCCTATGGAGCATTACTGCAGAGTGCTAAAATTTCCAGTTTAAATTCTTGGCAATCAATTATGTGCCAGAGCTACAAATGTAACCAGCTTTTCActcttgttcttcagctttAATTAGAGTTGGACAAAAAAACAGGAACATCGTGACAAAAAAGGGACACATTTTCCATCCAAAATACTCTTGATTTCAAAACTGTTTGATCATCTGTAGCATTGGCTTCAACACAAGTGCTATACATCCTTCTACCTTTGTGTCAGCATTTGTTATAAAAAGAACTGGTAATTAGATTAGTCCTGTGAGCAACAGTTGCTTATCTAAGAATGTGTTTGACAGGCTGAGCCATAAATAAGAAGCTGCAAGTGAATGTAAGGAGAAATCAAGACTTACCAAATAAGACCTAAGCTTATTTCCATTATGTGCTAGCTAATAAATGCTGAAAGCCTGTCCATTTTCTCAAAGCCTTTGCATTAAGTTAATGctcatttatttaatgtatCGCTTTACTTCTTATCCAAAAAGTACAGCTTGATTCTGAAGTCCTTGtccagaacaacaacaaaaaaattatcaccCTGAAGTTGGGTGTTGGTTGAGCAAAGCTGTGAAAGCATCTTGCCTGTTGCAAGTTCTGCCTAAGCCAGGAAGAGATAAGCCATGCAGGATGTACCCCTATGTAATTTTCTACTTGGCAACACATTATTTATAAGCATATCAACATATTTCACTATgaatcactgtaaaaaaatcGCTTATGTTTTACAGGACATAATACAGACTGTAGTCCTTATGCTAAATAAATCCAGCTATACCTCTTAAGAGCACGACGTTAGTACAAATCCCACATGCTGTGTCACAGCATTTACTGTGAAGGCTGGAGGTTTAAGATGATTATGCCTCTTTACAGtatattatttgaaattttagtCAAATTCATGAAAATGATCTATTGATTCAAAAGATATTTCCAGTGACACAGCTGACAGCTACCAAGATAGCTATCActcatttttttgcattttaacagCATGTGTAGTCAACAAGAAAGTTCCAATTAAAACGCTTTGTGCTTTTATGAAGCCAAAAGAATTGTTTGAAATGCACTGATAAAGTGGTGCATGTCTCCAATAGAGATGGGCTGTTTATAACCTCTGTATACTGCAGTAATATGTACGGTATGAATTCAAACAGCAGTAGCTGTATTAATTTTGATTAATAAAGTGATAGGCTCTCCTTTCATTTACACATGCTTCTTATGGTATAGAAAGACTGTCACATGTGCTAGAGGCGTGCTTGACAACCTGAGGTCAATGTGAGAagtgagaggcagctgagggagaATTTGCGCTATGAGCATCACCAGACGAAGTAGGATGGCTGTGATAGAAAGCATTtactaggaaagaaaatgatCTCAGTATAGAAAAATCTAAATACCAGTTCAGGAGCTTGCATGGGGAAATCTCTTTCTTACATGTCCCAAGAATCACAATCACAGTTAATTGGgatataactttaaaatattgtaaCCATTTAACCAAAGAATCTAACAGATTCAGAAAAGAACAGGAAGGATCTGTGGAgactgggaaagagaaaaatccctGATAAAAACAGAATTTCCAGGTAAAGCAACACATTAAATtacttccttaaaaatatttccttcctcatATTAGGAGGAATACTTCCATACTCCTTCCTCAAAACcaataacaaaagcaacaaaaatcaCTCAGTGAGTGCAACACTGATAAATGAAGACAAAGCCACAAGGCTTTTCTAACTGTACATCAAAGAATATGGTTTGCAAGGTGAGTTGGTATGATCTGTTTGACACTCAGGTTCATTACATGTCAAGGTCTTAGGAAATTTCTCTTTAAGGAACATACAGgacttgtttccatttttaccTTTATATTCTCTTCCACTGTACTTCAGTACTCCAGATTTCCATCATCAGAGGCTTTAGCAGTGCCATTGAATAGTCAGTCTTTAGCAATGTCCAATTAAACAATCAAAACAATCATGCAGAACTGAATCATGGATTTACACATCATCAGATGCATGTCTGGGAAGCAAAGCTGGCATGCTCTATACTTTCATGACTTGTGTGGGTAGAGTTTAACTGGGTATTCAGGCTGATGCAAAGGCAAAAATTTGTGCTGTAGAAGAttctcatttctgctgctgcagctctcctcTGTAACTAAACCCAAAGTTTCCTCAGAATCTCTGTGAACAAAAGCTTTCTACTCAAACAGTCCTTTAGGATACAGATGGAGACTCAGAGTAAAAATTCATTTTAGGCACTTAGCAAAGTGCTGAAGTGGTGGCCTCATTGTTTGACTCACCACTGGGACATACATAGTCTTctctatttttcagtttttaacagTAGGAGCGTAGATCCCTAATTCAGGTGTCACATTAAAAGGCCAATGTTAGGATGGATTAATCAGAGTCTTATTCTTCCACTGCACGGAACAAATTATATCTACCAACACTATCTCCACACTGTTTGTCCTTTCCACATCTTGCCCACTGTGCGTGGGGCTCAAGGAACatgaagcagcaaaaagaatcCAGATCTGTAGAGGTCAGCTTGTTGTAGGACACGGTTAGTTTGGAACAAGACAGCGGCAAATGTAACAGTTCTTGGCAGTTCATGTCTGACTGTAAAATGGTTCTGTTCTATACAATtactgggtttgttttgttttgctttgctttcttagaTAAGAAAAAAGACTATTAAGTTAAAAcaagaggaaaggaataaattCTTTTCATAACAAAACTACAAAACTTCACATGCCTCTCTTAGATTTGCAACAGGCTGAACTCCAGACTGGATAATCCTAAATCTACATAGATTTAATTGACTTTGTTTCATCAGAAGTTAAACCAAAAAGTGACAAATGTGACTGTAAAGACTGTGACATCAGTCTCTGGTCACATATTAGTCAGTGACATGAACCCATAACCTGGCCAGTTGACTCTGGCCTGGGTGTCAGAGAGTttcatccttttccttcccatcagTAGCTCCTACAGTAGCACATGGCCCAGTTTTCAATGTGTTAATTAATAGTTCTGTTGGTTACCTTGTGCAAGATTTGACTGAATTTAGTTTCTATGTATCCAAACAATGATATGGGTACTGAAAATGCGGGGGGGGGGTAAATAAAAAGCCCGACACCAATGCCTGCTGAGATGGTGGAACTGTGGAATCAGAAAGAGTGCAACCTACAGAAACCAGACAGAACTGAAGGCATGAAACTGGAGTTCCTGACAGCAAACAAATGTCAGCCCCATCAACAAAAATACACTTCAAAAAATTCTATcgctaaaacagaaaaagcttaaTGCTGGATTTACCCGCTCACTCATTTACCACATCCTCTGTGGCATTTTAACAATCCCATTTCAGCATCACTAATGAGTGTTCCCAACAAAGTAAAGATCGTATAAAGCATGGGAAAGTGAAGAAGACCAGTTTAGATCCAAAACGTCTACTTTACTGAATCAATTCTTCCCTGTGCATGTTCTGACTTGCCTTGTAACATCAGAGTGTAAGTCCTTAGGACAGGATTCCTTTCTTGGTAGCTGTTAGTTACTGTATAAAATCATACAccacaaataaaaatcacagaaaactttGCTTGTCTGccaaactgaaaatgttcagCTTGGCCTATTAATTATTAACAATAAAACTAGaccttcctctctttttgttcgttgtttttcttttttgttttccagcacttCATATCTTCTGAAGTACTCCCTAGAAATCATTAAAGATTAGGAATGCTGTAAGCCCTGCCAAAAGCTTTGTGAAAAAATTTCAGGATCATAACATCAGGGATGTTTCTGCCCTGTCCAACTGGgctttcactttctctttgcTTGCAGCGAATAATCCAGAAGCATCActtgaacagaaataaagttcTGCTATAACGAGAAACACAGCAGGCCAATTAGAGTAATTAGAGTATATTTGCTAcactttataaatattaattcattATCCCTGTAGCCCTTGTGACATGAGTTGAACAGCCTTGTGCTACACTGAAGTCAGCTGGGGCACATAAACGCATGTAACACCGTCAAGCTAAGGTTTCAGCTCTGCCTTTATCGACCCTTTTTAATGATCAGTTTTGTATCCATACTTTTATTCCTACATTCATTGTGggtccaggaaaaaaatagggcTATACACTACAATAATTAGCCGGCTCAAACGACTGATCATCTGGAGactagaatttttaaaacacaagacCATTTGTTTCCCAAACTAGAGAGCTAATTTTACAGTTCTCAGTCATGAAAGTAGAGTGGTCAACAAGTAAAATAATACTtatctttctattaaaaataacaatataagTGGTGCCTACCACAGGAACAAAGTTTCAGGGACTAGCTTATGTTTCTACAGTTAATTATGTGTAAAGTTTTGATGCAGAATTGCTGAATGACAAATTCAAATAACTTTAATAGTGGTGGTAGTTTCCAGAtcaaatgaggaaaagaagactCAGTTTCAGTCATTTCAGGATATCGAAGAAATACTATCCTCAAGCATACCAGATCCAACGCTGTTGGAATTGAAGGTGTCTTTGATTTTGGAGAGGAACGTTTCTGGTGACAATCTGAGTGAGGAAAGTTAAGACTGTAAAGCACCACACGGCACAGTAAGTGGGTGAAGTCATCTTTTTAGTTAGGTGACAGCAGAGGGCACATGGGCAttgcaggaggaaaatgaaCACAATTTGATAGGAACAGGAAAGAAGCGGCAGCAACAATAGCGTGATGTAAGACTGGCATCCTCATCCCACCACGGAGGCTTCCATAAGCCTTGAAACTATGTTAATAAAACATTCCTGCTAGTAGGACTTGTGTAAACCTGCATGTGTGGGTTTTCCTACTGACTCCTTGCTCTTCCACTGACAGCAGGAACTCTCGCCCAAAGCTAAAGTACTTTAAGCACCCGCACAAGACCATGATGCATATTTATGTTTTTGCATACCACTGATACGCGAAGCCAAAGGGAAAGTTTTCTGTGTAAATCAAAACCTGTCAATATTTGTTGTATCTGAATATGACggcatttctgaaaaagaaatgtatagCACTCAAAATGCAGAGCCAGCCAGAGAGGATGCATCGGTCAGTGCTGCTAGAGAAGAAGTTACTGAGAAATACTGCAAATCCAACCTGTGTGTCAGTGCTTGGGTAAAAATAATGGGGTTTCATCAATGCAGAGCTGAAAATGTGCCTGATTTCAGGATCTTACATTGCCATCTACGGGCCGCTGCAGGCAGCTCTTGCCTGAGTCCCGGAACCCAGTCCTAAGCATCAACTCCCATTTTAAAAGGGATGTATACAATGCTTTgagaattgttttttaaatatagagGCAGATATTCAACCCCTTGCACTGCCTGGTTTCCACACACATGGCCTCTCACTTACCAGAGCAGGCTGTTAGATCTGCAAAGAAACTAGGATGAAGATATCATTACCTTAGTTCACGTCCAGCACATATTGACAGTACATAAATgtcaataaaaaatatttatgcagcaTTTCTTTGGCTGGGATACTGGTAAGCGACTAATGAAGGCTAATGAAACTTTCTCTGGCTAAAATCAACAAGCATCAAGGTCACGTAGGGAAAACATAGACACTTCGCTTGCTTGGACAAGAGCAGTCTGATAAGTAAATAGTTAGGATttataaaggaaagaaagaagatctTCTTCAAAACATTCAATTCCTTGCAGCTGTGTGACAGCTCAATGTTCAAGGAGTTCAGATGGGCCTTACCCAAACCCCTCATTCCCGCTCCACCACCCCCGGCACTCCAACTGCTGTGGGACCAGAAAATCTGTcttgctggaaaaagaaaaatcagtaagaaCAGAAGATTCCCTGATCCAGTTCACTTTACAGTCACACAAATACGTGTAACAAGTCCAAGGCAAAGGGCACTGAGGAGCCAGGGAAAGCCTGAGCCAGCAGATTCCACTGAGCTAAGCAGTGGAATCTGGTCTTAGCCTCCAGGAGTTTAAAGTTAGAAGAAGGTAACATCATACAGAGCACCTTTGCTAACACAAACTatgaaattactgttttttcattattgGAGGATCAATCTGTATTTCTCAAGCTTACAAcatatttgtgaaaaaaagccAGGAAGAAAGTACCAGTTCCTTCAGTACGCATCAATGCAATTTATCCAGTTGGAGATTAGCTGGAGGAACAGATCTGTACCTTCAACTGTTCCCAGAACGCCAATGAGTGCCAGCTCCTTGGAACAACTGGTTATTAGCATTACCTGAAATTAATAAAGGAACACTAAAAGGAAGCTGGGTTTGAGTCCTGACAAACTTCTGTTGTCCTAGGATAAGTCACAAAACTGCTCCCTTTTATTCAGGTTTAGCTACTGCTGGAAGATAGAACATTCAACAGCACCAAGGCTGTCATAAATCAGTCACCATCAATGTCTATATTTTGAGTACCTgtgcaaaaagcaaaaacttttGTTATTCTTAGCAATTGTCACATCACGCTACAGAATAATggctcttctgcttttttcttagAAGAATTGTACATCAATGCTGCCATTGTTTTTAATCACAGtacaaagggaaaggaaataaaaaaggaaacgTGGTAAGTACCTACAAAATCATCAGCATTGAAAAGCTAACAAGATGAGATGGTGAAATTTATGCCTGACACTACGAAAACTGAAAAAGTGATTGAGGTAACTGAATCCAAGGAATAATTTCAAGAACCTTCATCTCAGGAATGGTACTTTGAATAGATTGTAACACAGCACTAAAGATGCTTTAATTGAGAGGGAGGTTAACAGTaatcagagcagcagatgaGGAGAACTCTGGGCAGAaatcacaggaaagaaattaagttaTTGTTTTCGAAGTGCTAATATTCAGCTATTCCTTGGATCAGTGATTGAAAGATGAGCACTAGAGCTCTGAGTGTTAACGAACATGTTGGTGCTCTTCTTcgaaaggcagaaaaaacagaaagacataACACCACCAATTCAGCTTTAATAAACTGAAAGTGAAAAGGCACCTACAGGGTGCTTTAATGAGATCTAACCATTGCCACACCTGTTATCTTCCACTACTACAGTAATAAAGAGCTTCAAAATGAGATTTGAAATGGACAACAGTTATGTCCTGGAAATGAATTCTCTAAATTCTACCTAACATTTATGGTTCTGTCACACAGCCTTGGGAACACTCCTGTGCTCTGggtgtgcacacacatacatgtacatacaaatatatacatacaaagACAAGTTTAATCACTGATTTACATTCACTGACCCTTACATTGTGAAGTTAGAAATCTATTTCACAAAATAAGAACTTCTTTTCACTATTCAGGAGCAGGCGAATGCTTATTTGTATGAGACTTCATTTCCTAGTCAAATACATAAGGAGCCATTTTAAATTTGGAAATAACCTTTCCTTGCAGCAGAGATTTGGTCTCTTAGCAACAGCATGAACACCTTGTGAACAGAACTACAGCTTATTTGCACAGAAGGGCCTCGTGCCATGGGCATGGAGAAGCCACAAGAACATCCAGCTGCCAGTTTCTTCCCTTGGTGACCAATGGAGAAAGGTCGGGTCAGCAAAACCTGCAGTCAACACACACTTCAGGGCTCCAGCGAAGGAGGGACTATAGCTGAATCCATGCACATCGTGTGGGTTCTTCTACCTGAATTCTTCTGCCTAAGCGCTCCTATCCAGGTCTTCATTGTGGCTATAGCTCTAGCCTGATTCTAGCTTTCAATAGATATTATGATTTTAAGTAGCCCTGATGGAACAGCTTCTTTTCTGGCTCGAAAACTTGTACTGCAATAGGACGAGACTGAAtttatatcagtttgcatttctGATAAGATATATCATTTTGAATGAAAGCTATTTTTTGCTCTTGGCTACAATTCTTGTCATGAGCAAGAAATACTAGAATTGCAAGAACTTCACAATAAAAAGAGGTCAGAGCATCAGCATCACATATTGCAGTTAGCTTTGACAATCAGCTGAATCAATCACATCAAATATATTGTGAAGACAAGATTAAATCAACCCATTCAATGATAAAAGAATAGAGAACAGGCAAACAGAAGCCATTTTCCTCTCACGCTGTTGACACCAGGGCATACCAGTTGCTTTTCTGTCACTATATGGAGAAGAACAAACATTTCTCATTGCTTCCAACAGAGCCGAGGCAACATCCCACTGCCTTGTCCAAGTCACAAAATCCATGAACTTTAGTTCTTAGAGCTGTTCTAGAATAACATATTTATTAAACTGCTTCCTTGGGATCTGGTTGCTAGAGTAAGATTTTAACACAACACATACACAGCAGAGACTGGGGGAAAGCTGACTTGCCCAGGCGGAGTACAGCCAAAGCTCAGCAGACACTCTGGagttttgctgtcttttgtCTTATTCCTGAAACCATTATTCTTTTGGACAACTCCAAGTTATTCAAGGAGAAAGCTCTAGGAAATTTTTATGTCTCCTTCCTAAATATTGACTCTAGTG
Above is a genomic segment from Cuculus canorus isolate bCucCan1 chromosome 16, bCucCan1.pri, whole genome shotgun sequence containing:
- the KCNG1 gene encoding potassium voltage-gated channel subfamily G member 1 is translated as MTLLPGENSDYDYSALSCASDTSFNHTFFPETETLKGVFYQRAKLIHPQEDLLKGFHPDDRKHHIIINVGGIKYLLPWTTLDEFPLTRLGQLKFCNNFDDILNICDDYDVTCNEFFFDRNPGAFRTILTFLRVGKLRLLREMCALSFQEELLYWGIEEDNLEWCCKRRYLQKMEEFTEINEREDDLIENETTGETVEETKIGSCMKKLQDMVERPQSGLPGKVFACLSVLFVTITAVNLSISTMPDLREEEEKGECSQMCYNIFVVESVCVAWFSLEFLLRFIQAKSKFAFLRRPLTLIDIIAILPYYITLLVDTTSVGYKKPSSGSIYLDKVGLVLRILRALRILYVMRLARHSLGLQTLGLTARRCTREFGLLLLFLCVAIALFAPLLYVVENEMADSQEFTSIPACYWWAVITMTTVGYGDMVPRSIPGQVVALSSILSGILLMAFPVTSIFHTFSRSYIELKQEQERIMYRRAQFLLKTKSQISNASQGSDILFPSISSEARDNE